Genomic DNA from bacterium:
CGTCCCCGGGGCCGGTGCTTGCGCTGGAAGAACCGATGGGTCCCGGAATCCGGGTGGATTCCGGATTGCGCGCCGGGTGGCGCGTGCCCACGGCCTACGACCCCCTACTGGCAAAGGTCATCGCGTGGGATCGGACCCGTGGGGACGCCATCGCCCGTATCGGCGACGCGCTGCGGCGGTATGTCATTCTGGGTTGCGGAACGAACCTTCGATTCTTGCAAGACGTTCTACGGCATGATGCCTTTCGCCGAGGGGACACCACGACCAATTTTCTGGAGCGCCACTTTGCGCACTGGCAACCGGACGTTCCGAGCCTGGCGCTTGCGGCCGCCGCGGTCGCCGAGGTATTGAGCGAGACGCCGGGGGGGTCGCCGGACGCCCACGAGCGGGGGGGCCCGGGACGCGCCCCGGCCGACCCCTGGGACCGCCTGGGACGGTGGCGCATGGGGACGGCAGGTGCGTGAAGTCGTCCTCGTCGTGGGGGGCGCGGTGGTGCGATGCTCGGTCGACCGCCAACAGGACCAGTTCGTGGTGCGCGTCAACGGGATCACCCACCATCTCCACCTCCTCGACGCGGAGCACGGCCTGTTCCATCTATCGAGCGCGGGGCGCGCGCAGATCGTCCGGACTGCACGCGGGGAAACCAGAAATTTCCTCCATATCGACGGGCACACCCTGGAGTACCAACGTTCGGCCACCGCGGGGGCCCCTGGATCTGGCTCGCGCGCGGTCACGCCCGACATCCTCGCCGCCCCGATGCCCGGCGCCGTCACCCAGGTCCTGGTGAAGACCGGGGACCGCGTCGTGCGGGGGCAGCCGCTAGTGATTATCGAGGCGATGAAGATGGAGCATGTCATCCGCGCGCATCGGGCGGGCAGCATTCGGGCCGTTCATGCGCGCGCCGGCGACCAGATCGACGGTGGAGTCGGGGTGGTCGAGATGATGGAGAATGTGGATGAGGCTCCTCGATAAGGTGCCGCGCAAGGTTCGCATCGTGGAAGTCGGGCCGCGCGACGGGCTGCAGAACGAGCCGGCCGTTCTGCCGGTGGACGCCAGGCTGGCGTTCATCGAGGAGCTTGCCGCGGCCGGCCTCCCTGTGGTGGAGGTGGGAGCGTTCGTCCGGTCCGACCGGGTGCCTCAGATGGCCGGCACCGATGAGATCTTCCGGCGGCTCCCCACTGGTGGGTCAACGGTATTCTCGGTATTGGTGCCCAATACGCAAGGCATGGTGCAGGCGGCTCAATGTGGCGCGCGTGAGGTCGCCGTGTTCACGGCCGCATCGGAAGCGTTCGTGCGCCGGAATATCAACATGACGATCGACGAGTCCCTCCGCACGTTTCGAGAGGTCATTGCAATCGCGAAGCCGTTGGAATGCCGGGTGCGGGGGTATGTGTCCACGGCGTGGTGGTGTCCGTATGCGGGCCGGGTCACGGGTGAGGACGTCCGGCGGGTTGCCGTCGCACTCTATGAGATGGGATGCTACGAGATCGCATTGGGCGACACGATCGGCGCTGCGACCCCTGGAGAGGTGATCGCCCTCTTCGACCTGCTCAGTCGCGACCTCCCCCCCGATGCCCTCGCCGGTCACTTCCACGACACCCGGGGCACGGCGCTGGCAAACGTCCTCGGAGCCCTGGAATGCGGTATCGGCACCATCGATGCCTCTGCGGGCGGCCTCGGAGGATGCCCGTTTGCGCCCGGAGCGTCGGGAAACCTCGCGACCGAGGACCTCCTCTATATGCTCCACGGGATGGGGATAGAAACCGGAGTGGATCTGCCAAGGGTCGCTCGGGCCTCCGGCCGCCTCGCCGGTTTCCTAGATCACCCGCTTCGATCCCGATATCTCCAAGGAGGTTCTCCGGAGCCTACCAAAGGCTGAGACTCGGGATCTGCCACGTCCATGCCTCCTGGAGGCAAATTGGGCCTTCCTGAGGCAATCTAGCCAATCCCTACAGGCCCGCCACGCGGTGTAGGGAATGACGAACATCTGTTCGCGCTACCCTATGGCCGGATTGCCACGGGGGCCAGCGGCGTACGTGACGCGCTGCACGATGGGGGCCCGGACCGTGGAGAGCATGAACAAATGCCTCAGGTAGTCGATGTGCTGAGCCTGGGTGAGCTTGCTCTTGCCGGCCCCCCGCGCGCCGAACCGATAGGGGACCTCAACGACGCGCCCGACGTGTCCGCGAACCAAGATCTCCAGGAGGATTTTGAATCCGATCGGCTGGAGGTGGACGCCGTCCACCACGCTGCGC
This window encodes:
- a CDS encoding biotin/lipoyl-containing protein, which codes for MREVVLVVGGAVVRCSVDRQQDQFVVRVNGITHHLHLLDAEHGLFHLSSAGRAQIVRTARGETRNFLHIDGHTLEYQRSATAGAPGSGSRAVTPDILAAPMPGAVTQVLVKTGDRVVRGQPLVIIEAMKMEHVIRAHRAGSIRAVHARAGDQIDGGVGVVEMMENVDEAPR
- a CDS encoding hydroxymethylglutaryl-CoA lyase, which produces MRLLDKVPRKVRIVEVGPRDGLQNEPAVLPVDARLAFIEELAAAGLPVVEVGAFVRSDRVPQMAGTDEIFRRLPTGGSTVFSVLVPNTQGMVQAAQCGAREVAVFTAASEAFVRRNINMTIDESLRTFREVIAIAKPLECRVRGYVSTAWWCPYAGRVTGEDVRRVAVALYEMGCYEIALGDTIGAATPGEVIALFDLLSRDLPPDALAGHFHDTRGTALANVLGALECGIGTIDASAGGLGGCPFAPGASGNLATEDLLYMLHGMGIETGVDLPRVARASGRLAGFLDHPLRSRYLQGGSPEPTKG